A DNA window from Nycticebus coucang isolate mNycCou1 chromosome 1, mNycCou1.pri, whole genome shotgun sequence contains the following coding sequences:
- the LOC128588757 gene encoding UDP-glucuronosyltransferase 2B4-like, giving the protein MAVKWTSALLLLQLSCCFSSGMCGKVLVWPTEYSHWINMKTILDKLAQRGHEVTVLTSSASILVNPSKTSSIKFEVYPTSLTKDDFEDLFVKLLNEWIYDVPKDSFWSHFSQVEDLMWTYSDSFQKLCKDVVFNKKLMKKLQEEKFDVVLADPIGPGGELLAEILKTPLVFSMRFSPGFGLEKHGGGLPFPPSYVPVMLSELSDRMTFMERVKNMMYVLYFDFWFQTFNMKTWDRFYSEVLGRPTTLYEVMGKAEMWLIRTYWDFEFPRPLLPNFDFVGGLHCKPAKPLPKEMEDFIQSSGENGVVVFSLGSIISNLTEERANVIATALAQLPQKVLWRFDGKKPDTLGPNTRLYKWLPQNDLLGHPKTKAFITHGGTNGIYEAIYHGVPMVGIPLFADQPDNMAHMRAKGAAVTLDFTTMSSADLLSALKTIINDPIYKENAVRLSRIHHDQPVKPLDRAVFWIEFVMRHGGARHLRAAAHDLMWVQYHSLDVIGFLLACGAAVMLVLTKSCLFCYRKFATPKKKGKQE; this is encoded by the exons ATGGCTGTGAAATGGACTTCAGCTCTTCTGCTCCTACAGCTGAGCTGTTGCTTCAGCTCTGGGATGTGTGGAAAGGTGCTGGTGTGGCCCACAGAATACAGCCACTGGATCAACATGAAGACCATCCTGGACAAACTTGCCCAGAGAGGCCATGAGGTGACTGTGCTGACATCTTCAGCTTCCATTCTTGTTAATCCTAGCAAAACATCTTCTATTAAATTTGAAGTTTATCCTACATCTCTAACTAAAGATGACTTTGAGGATCTTTTTGTCAAATTGCTCAATGAATGGATATATGATGTTCCAAAGGATTCATTTTGGTCTCATTTTTCACAAGTAGAAGACCTCATGTGGACATATTCTGACAGTTTTCAAAAGCTCTGTAAAGATGTAGTTTTCAACAAGAAACTCATGAAGAAGCTACAGGAGGAAAAATTTGATGTTGTTCTTGCAGATCCCATTGGTCCCGGTGGAGAGCTGCTGGCCGAGATACTTAAAACCCCCCTGGTGTTCAGTATGCGCTTCTCTCCTGGATTCGGATTAGAGAAGCACGGTGGAggacttcccttccctccttcctatgTTCCTGTTATGTTGTCAGAATTAAGTGATCGCATGACATTCATGGAGAGGGTGAAAAATATGATGTATGTGCTTTACTTTGACTTTTGGTTCCAAACATTTAATATGAAGACGTGGGATCGGTTTTACAGTGAAGTTCTTG GAAGACCTACCACTTTATATGAGGTGATGGGGAAAGCTGAGATGTGGCTTATTCGAACCTACTGGGACTTTGAATTTCCTCGCCCGCTCTTAccaaattttgattttgttggaGGCCTCCACTGCAAACCTGCCAAACCCCTGCCTAAG GAGATGGAAGACTTCATCCAGAGCTCTGGAGAAAATGGTGTTGTGGTGTTTTCTCTGGGGTCAATTATCAGCAACTTGACAGAAGAACGGGCCAATGTGATTGCTACAGCCCTGGCCCAACTCCCACAAAAG GTCCTGTGGAGATTTGATGGCAAGAAACCAGATACCTTGGGACCCAATACTCGGCTGTACAAATGGCTGCCCCAGAATGACCTTCTTG GTCACCCCAAAACCAAGGCTTTTATAACTCACGGTGGAACCAACGGCATATACGAAGCCATCTACCATGGGGTCCCCATGGTGGGCATTCCTTTGTTTGCGGATCAACCTGACAACATGGCTCACATGAGGGCCAAGGGAGCAGCTGTCACCTTGGACTTCACCACAATGTCCAGTGCTGATTTGCTCAGTGCTCTGAAGACTATCATTAATGACCCCAT ATATAAAGAGAATGCTGTGAGGTTGTCTAGAATTCACCATGACCAGCCAGTGAAGCCTCTGGATCGAGCGGTCTTCTGGATCGAGTTTGTCATGCGCCACGGAGGAGCCCGGCACCTGCGGGCTGCAGCCCACGACCTCATGTGGGTCCAGTACCACTCCCTGGACGTGATTGGCTTCCTGCTGGCCTGTGGGGCAGCAGTGATGCTTGTCCTCACAAAGTCCTGTCTGTTCTGTTACCGGAAGTTTGCTACCCCAAAGAAGAAGGGGAAGCAGGAGTAG